A single genomic interval of Hydrogenobacter sp. harbors:
- a CDS encoding LexA family transcriptional regulator, whose amino-acid sequence MRNGIFDTQKFVKALGEVQKKRGWSIRHIANRFAEFAEISPESAHNDMHRYKSGRAVPESRKKITALAKALDVPIEYLINDEFLDMLSSSKLEKELVSQGFVPVCTLKKIPVVSFSYTGIISNYEHVLEGAERMEEMPIPIEKRNHRIVAFVIEGDSMYPRLIEGDIIYVDLDMTPKVGDTVVAQIEGVGIVVRIVKAKPENGRGKWILRSWDDLKYPDIVVEPKKVIAIAPQIFVKHTTIDRV is encoded by the coding sequence ATGCGTAACGGTATATTTGATACACAGAAATTTGTAAAAGCCTTGGGTGAGGTACAAAAGAAAAGAGGATGGTCTATACGTCACATAGCCAATAGGTTCGCTGAATTTGCGGAGATCTCCCCAGAATCCGCACATAACGATATGCACAGATATAAGTCTGGGAGAGCTGTTCCTGAGAGTAGGAAAAAGATCACAGCTCTGGCAAAAGCCTTAGATGTTCCAATAGAGTATCTTATAAACGATGAGTTTTTAGATATGCTCTCTTCATCAAAGTTAGAGAAGGAGCTTGTATCTCAAGGTTTTGTACCTGTTTGCACCCTTAAAAAGATTCCAGTTGTATCCTTTTCTTACACTGGTATTATTTCAAATTATGAACATGTTTTAGAGGGGGCTGAACGTATGGAAGAAATGCCAATACCTATAGAGAAGAGAAATCACAGGATAGTTGCTTTTGTAATAGAGGGCGATAGCATGTATCCGAGGCTTATAGAAGGTGACATAATTTACGTAGACCTGGACATGACGCCAAAAGTGGGAGATACGGTTGTAGCTCAGATAGAAGGTGTGGGTATAGTGGTGAGGATAGTTAAAGCAAAACCTGAAAACGGTAGGGGAAAGTGGATTTTGAGAAGCTGGGATGATCTTAAGTACCCTGACATAGTTGTTGAACCTAAGAAAGTCATAGCCATAGCCCCTCAGATATTTGTCAAACATACCACTATAGATAGGGTATAA
- a CDS encoding TRC40/GET3/ArsA family transport-energizing ATPase, translating to MRVILFSGKGGVGKTTISASTAYRLSQLGYKTIVVSLDPAHSLGDAFDISESEKIRAKGLPIKISERLYIQEIDIQEELDRYWGDVYRFLELLFNTTGLDEVVSEELAILPGMEEVTSLLYVNKYYREGEFDVLVLDLPPTGESLRFVSMPTVLKWYMKRIFNVERNILKVARPVARRITDVPLPDESYFKALENFYEKLKGVDELLIDPDITSVRLVANPEKMVLKESQRAFMYFNLFGVNVDAVIINKVFPPEVESCESLSSWVWTQKRYLEEMSALFAPVPIFRVPMLEDEVVGLERLSILANLIYGDTDPSRVLFKEKPYEFIQEGDRYMVKLKAPFLTKEGLTVLKGDGEITVRWRNFKSHIMLPRKLRNYDPAGAKIDRGYLFIELTRGKAPN from the coding sequence ATGAGGGTTATACTCTTTTCCGGGAAAGGCGGTGTAGGGAAAACAACCATTTCAGCATCCACCGCTTACAGACTTTCTCAGCTCGGATACAAAACCATAGTGGTTTCTCTGGATCCAGCTCACAGTTTGGGAGATGCCTTTGATATATCGGAAAGTGAGAAAATAAGAGCAAAGGGACTTCCTATAAAGATAAGTGAAAGGTTATATATTCAGGAGATAGACATACAGGAAGAGTTAGACAGATACTGGGGTGATGTTTACAGGTTTTTAGAGCTTCTTTTTAATACTACAGGGCTTGATGAGGTGGTGTCAGAAGAGCTTGCCATACTGCCGGGTATGGAAGAGGTCACAAGCCTTCTTTACGTAAATAAGTATTATAGAGAGGGGGAATTTGACGTTCTTGTACTTGATCTGCCACCTACAGGAGAGTCACTTCGTTTCGTTTCTATGCCTACAGTTCTCAAATGGTATATGAAGAGAATATTCAACGTTGAGAGAAATATACTCAAAGTTGCACGTCCCGTAGCGAGGAGAATAACAGATGTACCTCTCCCTGACGAATCTTACTTTAAAGCTCTTGAGAACTTCTATGAAAAGCTAAAAGGCGTAGATGAACTGCTTATAGACCCTGACATAACTTCAGTGAGGCTTGTAGCAAATCCCGAAAAAATGGTGCTGAAAGAGAGCCAGAGAGCTTTCATGTACTTTAATCTCTTCGGTGTGAATGTAGACGCTGTAATAATCAATAAGGTCTTCCCACCAGAAGTGGAAAGTTGTGAGAGCTTATCCAGTTGGGTGTGGACACAAAAGAGGTATCTGGAAGAGATGTCCGCACTTTTTGCGCCTGTTCCCATATTCAGGGTACCAATGCTTGAAGATGAAGTGGTAGGTCTTGAAAGGTTGAGTATTCTCGCAAACCTCATCTACGGTGATACCGATCCTTCCAGAGTCCTTTTCAAGGAAAAGCCGTACGAATTTATACAGGAAGGGGATAGATATATGGTAAAGCTCAAAGCGCCCTTTCTCACAAAGGAAGGGTTGACAGTTCTCAAAGGAGACGGAGAGATCACCGTAAGGTGGAGAAATTTCAAAAGTCATATAATGCTTCCGAGAAAGCTCAGAAACTACGATCCCGCTGGAGCCAAAATAGACAGGGGGTATCTTTTTATAGAACTCACCAGAGGCAAAGCTCCAAATTGA
- a CDS encoding hydrogenase small subunit produces the protein MESLYDVFRRRGYNRRDFLKSVLLLTASLGLPPSAFARAVKVLDLKPKPVVIWLEFQDCAGCSESFIRSTSILPSDVLLDYISLEYHETLMSPSGFYAEEAKKEAMERYKGEYILIVEGSITPKDKGIYCTVSGKSNVELLKEAAKDAKLVIAVGSCASWGGIPHAEPNPTGAIPVSQVLEGKQVVNIPGCPPIGDVIVALIMGLVITGKAPELDSFGRPKTFYGQTIHDRCYRRPFYNAGKFASSFDDESAKRGYCLYKLGCKGPITRNACATVRWNGGLSFPIQSGHPCFGCSEPDFWDRGFIYSPLSVVEGEFSWKTALAGLAVGTAIGTASALINKKLQEGK, from the coding sequence ATGGAAAGCCTCTACGATGTGTTCAGAAGGAGGGGGTACAATAGGAGGGACTTTTTAAAATCAGTCCTGCTTCTTACAGCTTCGCTGGGACTTCCTCCTTCCGCTTTTGCCCGTGCGGTGAAAGTTCTTGATCTAAAGCCTAAACCTGTTGTCATATGGTTGGAGTTTCAAGATTGTGCTGGTTGTAGCGAATCTTTCATAAGGAGTACAAGCATCCTCCCGTCCGATGTTCTTTTGGACTATATATCCCTTGAGTACCACGAGACTCTAATGTCTCCATCCGGCTTTTACGCAGAGGAAGCTAAAAAAGAAGCTATGGAAAGATACAAAGGTGAGTACATACTCATAGTTGAAGGATCAATAACTCCTAAGGATAAGGGGATTTACTGCACGGTTTCTGGCAAGTCAAATGTGGAACTACTTAAGGAAGCTGCAAAGGATGCCAAACTTGTAATAGCGGTGGGAAGCTGTGCGAGTTGGGGAGGGATTCCTCACGCAGAACCAAATCCTACAGGAGCAATTCCGGTAAGTCAAGTGTTAGAAGGTAAACAGGTGGTGAACATACCAGGCTGTCCTCCAATAGGTGATGTGATCGTTGCGCTCATTATGGGCTTGGTCATAACCGGTAAAGCTCCAGAGCTTGACAGTTTTGGAAGACCGAAAACCTTTTACGGACAGACTATACACGATAGATGTTACAGGAGACCCTTTTATAATGCGGGTAAGTTTGCGAGCTCCTTTGATGATGAAAGTGCTAAACGGGGTTACTGCCTGTATAAGTTGGGCTGTAAAGGTCCTATAACGAGAAATGCCTGTGCAACTGTAAGATGGAACGGTGGATTGAGCTTTCCAATACAGTCAGGGCATCCGTGTTTTGGCTGTTCCGAGCCTGACTTTTGGGACAGAGGTTTTATATACTCACCGCTGTCCGTGGTAGAAGGGGAATTTAGCTGGAAGACGGCTCTTGCAGGTTTGGCTGTAGGTACAGCGATAGGTACAGCTTCTGCGTTGATAAACAAAAAGCTACAGGAGGGAAAGTGA
- a CDS encoding (Fe-S)-binding protein, whose protein sequence is MPVESKEKVGKEEIAKFYEFCKRSINAEVAAYLEACVRCGICAEACLFYMGENVSGRIDPTLTPAYKADLLREIYKENYTLIGRIKKVLGLGIKITAEDLKNQVKLVFYTCTNCDRCTKACPMGIDTPRLVSIVRGALTYAGLTPKDLAQATNLSVEKGSPLGVDIPTFLKRIEFISEEYEVEIPIDKKPSEYLYIPSSIELMKFPQAVASAVKVLNKTGVSWTLSSIAHEATNFGLFAQSKEVTKEMLRRVLEGAKDLGIKYIIAPECGHAYQSMRFIAPNVFPTDWKFEVLNIVEFIDRMIKEGRLSIKGKVIKERVTIHDSCQIGRRGGVLKEPRRILNMLAEDFKDSVMIPEHNICCGGGGGVLVIKDADYHRQKAFISKMTLFDKVGAKTVVCYCANCMLALSMGSQELKRDYRFVSIVELVAEAVEEVEQ, encoded by the coding sequence ATGCCTGTAGAATCCAAAGAAAAAGTAGGTAAAGAGGAGATAGCCAAGTTTTACGAGTTTTGCAAAAGGAGTATAAACGCTGAGGTGGCTGCTTATCTGGAAGCCTGTGTAAGGTGCGGTATATGTGCCGAAGCATGCCTTTTTTACATGGGGGAAAATGTCTCTGGTAGAATAGACCCTACGCTTACACCAGCATACAAGGCAGACCTTCTTCGTGAGATATACAAAGAAAACTATACCCTGATAGGTAGGATAAAGAAGGTCCTCGGCTTAGGCATTAAAATCACTGCAGAGGACCTTAAAAATCAGGTAAAGCTCGTCTTTTACACATGCACCAACTGTGATAGATGTACAAAGGCTTGCCCTATGGGAATAGATACTCCCAGACTCGTAAGTATAGTAAGGGGTGCGCTTACTTATGCAGGTCTTACACCAAAGGATCTTGCCCAGGCAACAAACCTTTCCGTAGAAAAAGGAAGCCCTCTTGGAGTGGATATCCCCACCTTCCTCAAGAGGATAGAGTTTATATCAGAAGAGTATGAAGTGGAAATACCTATAGATAAAAAGCCTTCTGAATACCTTTACATACCTTCATCCATAGAACTTATGAAATTTCCGCAGGCTGTTGCATCAGCTGTAAAGGTTTTAAACAAAACGGGTGTAAGCTGGACACTTTCCAGTATTGCTCACGAAGCTACAAATTTTGGTTTATTTGCCCAAAGCAAGGAAGTAACAAAAGAAATGTTGAGGAGGGTTCTTGAAGGTGCAAAGGATCTGGGCATTAAATACATAATTGCTCCCGAGTGTGGACATGCCTACCAATCCATGAGGTTTATAGCACCTAACGTATTTCCGACGGACTGGAAGTTTGAAGTTTTAAACATAGTGGAATTTATAGACAGGATGATAAAAGAGGGAAGGTTAAGTATAAAAGGTAAGGTGATAAAGGAAAGGGTAACGATCCACGATTCCTGTCAGATAGGAAGGAGGGGAGGTGTTCTCAAAGAACCCAGACGGATACTCAACATGCTTGCGGAAGACTTTAAAGACTCGGTGATGATACCAGAACACAATATATGCTGTGGTGGTGGAGGTGGAGTACTTGTCATAAAAGACGCCGATTATCACAGGCAAAAAGCTTTTATATCCAAGATGACTCTCTTTGACAAGGTGGGCGCAAAAACAGTAGTGTGTTATTGTGCCAACTGTATGCTTGCTCTCAGTATGGGTAGTCAAGAGTTAAAAAGGGATTACAGGTTTGTGAGCATAGTGGAACTGGTTGCTGAAGCTGTAGAGGAGGTAGAGCAATGA
- a CDS encoding nickel-dependent hydrogenase large subunit, whose protein sequence is MSRLVIDPITRIEGHLRIEAELEGNRIKKAYSSGTMVRGIEIILKGRDPREAWALAQRICGVCTTVHAFASIRAVEDALKIRVPKNASLIRKLMIGTLFVHDHVVHFYHLHALDWVNPIQALKADPVKTSELAKIVSGYEKSSPSYFKEVQDKIRQQVERNQLGIFSKGYWEHPDYRLPPEANLMAVAHYLDALNWQTQIVQVHTIFGGKNPHPNFVVGGMACPIDLQSDTAINMEKLNKVKSLIDTMIDFVEKVYLPDLITIASFYKDWFERGEGIGNFLVLGEPEGDSHREGKFFIPPTFIEGRNIESYEDVDYFKVEEYVTHSYYKYSVGDQKGLHPFEGETVLNYTGPEPPYEQLNVDGKYSWLKAPRYKGLPAEVGPLARILALYARNELNAKELVNSYLSKLGLPLEAMYSTMGRTLARGLETYIYAHSMKMWYEDLIQNMKVGDLKTFNGERWEPSTWERDVKGFGLMEAPRGSLSHWIYIKDGKIANYQAVVPTTWNGSPRDAKGQPSPYEASLLGHELADPKKPLEIIRTIHSFDPCLACAVHLYSDTEDTLVKII, encoded by the coding sequence ATGAGCAGGTTAGTCATAGACCCTATAACGAGGATAGAAGGTCATTTAAGAATTGAAGCGGAACTTGAAGGAAATCGCATAAAAAAGGCTTACTCCTCTGGTACTATGGTCAGGGGTATAGAGATAATATTAAAGGGTAGAGATCCCAGGGAAGCGTGGGCTTTGGCTCAAAGGATATGCGGAGTTTGTACCACGGTGCATGCCTTTGCTTCCATAAGAGCGGTTGAGGATGCCTTAAAGATAAGAGTACCTAAAAACGCATCCCTTATAAGAAAGCTCATGATAGGCACTTTGTTTGTTCATGACCATGTTGTGCATTTTTATCACCTTCACGCCCTTGACTGGGTCAATCCCATTCAAGCCCTAAAGGCGGATCCTGTAAAAACTTCGGAACTCGCTAAGATCGTATCCGGTTACGAAAAATCCTCACCTTCTTACTTCAAAGAGGTACAAGACAAAATACGTCAGCAGGTTGAGAGGAATCAATTGGGTATATTCAGCAAAGGTTACTGGGAACATCCAGATTACAGATTACCACCTGAAGCAAACCTTATGGCTGTAGCTCATTATTTGGACGCACTAAACTGGCAGACTCAAATAGTACAAGTTCATACCATCTTCGGTGGTAAAAATCCTCACCCTAACTTTGTGGTTGGTGGTATGGCATGTCCCATAGACCTTCAGAGCGATACAGCTATAAATATGGAAAAACTCAATAAGGTAAAGAGCCTCATAGATACAATGATAGATTTCGTGGAGAAGGTTTATTTGCCAGATCTCATAACTATCGCAAGCTTCTATAAAGACTGGTTTGAAAGGGGTGAAGGTATTGGAAACTTTTTAGTTCTTGGAGAACCTGAAGGGGACTCTCACAGAGAAGGTAAGTTTTTCATACCCCCAACCTTTATAGAAGGGAGAAATATAGAAAGCTACGAAGATGTAGATTACTTTAAGGTGGAAGAGTATGTAACTCACAGTTATTATAAGTACTCCGTGGGAGATCAAAAAGGGCTTCATCCTTTTGAAGGTGAAACAGTCCTTAACTATACAGGACCTGAGCCACCGTACGAGCAGTTGAACGTTGATGGAAAATATAGCTGGCTGAAGGCACCGAGATATAAGGGTCTTCCTGCAGAGGTTGGACCACTCGCGAGAATTTTGGCTCTTTATGCAAGAAATGAGCTCAACGCTAAGGAACTTGTAAATTCTTATCTCTCAAAACTTGGACTGCCTTTAGAAGCTATGTACTCAACCATGGGTAGAACCTTAGCGAGAGGTTTGGAAACATACATCTACGCTCACTCTATGAAGATGTGGTATGAGGATCTTATTCAGAATATGAAGGTTGGGGATCTAAAAACCTTTAACGGAGAAAGATGGGAACCATCCACATGGGAGAGGGATGTTAAAGGCTTTGGACTCATGGAAGCTCCCAGAGGCTCTCTCTCACACTGGATTTACATAAAAGATGGTAAGATAGCAAACTATCAAGCTGTTGTCCCAACAACATGGAATGGATCTCCGAGGGATGCAAAAGGACAGCCTTCACCTTACGAAGCCTCCTTGTTAGGACACGAACTCGCAGATCCAAAAAAACCTTTAGAGATAATAAGAACTATACATTCTTTTGACCCATGCCTTGCTTGCGCTGTACACCTATATTCGGATACCGAGGATACGCTTGTTAAGATAATATAG
- a CDS encoding biotin--[acetyl-CoA-carboxylase] ligase — MKRFLCMLWLEEVSSTQDYLKDKMSLNCVVVARTQRLGRGRYGRFWHSDMGGLYFSFSLKESFKDEQALPLVLSLSVCQLLEDYGFFASIKWINDVYLKGKKICGILVEKVKDRIIAGIGLNVNQENFPEGLQATSMLLVSGRKYDTIEVLFRLLKKIDRNLDLLKERGFGDFREDIKKRLLFLGEEVVLQTDPPTVGILTDLSPEGQIILLTAEGEKRVISGDITLRGTILS; from the coding sequence ATGAAAAGATTTTTGTGCATGCTGTGGCTTGAAGAAGTAAGTTCAACACAGGACTATTTAAAAGACAAAATGTCTCTAAATTGTGTGGTTGTTGCAAGAACTCAAAGGTTGGGTAGAGGGAGGTACGGAAGATTTTGGCACTCGGATATGGGTGGATTGTACTTTAGCTTTTCTTTGAAAGAATCATTTAAAGATGAACAGGCTTTACCTTTGGTGCTAAGCCTTTCGGTGTGCCAACTGCTTGAAGATTACGGATTTTTCGCAAGCATAAAGTGGATAAACGACGTGTATTTGAAGGGTAAAAAGATATGCGGTATTCTTGTGGAGAAAGTGAAAGACAGGATCATAGCAGGGATAGGTCTAAATGTAAATCAGGAGAATTTTCCGGAAGGCTTACAGGCTACATCTATGCTTTTGGTGTCCGGCAGAAAATATGACACTATAGAAGTACTCTTTAGGCTTCTTAAAAAGATAGATAGGAATTTGGATCTTTTGAAGGAACGGGGCTTTGGAGATTTCAGGGAAGACATAAAGAAAAGACTTCTCTTCCTCGGTGAAGAAGTTGTACTTCAAACTGATCCTCCTACTGTAGGGATACTCACCGATCTATCTCCTGAAGGACAGATCATCCTCTTGACAGCTGAAGGTGAGAAGAGAGTGATCAGTGGGGACATAACCTTAAGGGGTACTATATTATCTTAA
- the bioA gene encoding adenosylmethionine--8-amino-7-oxononanoate transaminase: MNWDPKLLEQWDKEYFWHPFTQMKVYREEENLIFERGEGVYLYDIYGRKFIDAISSLWCNVHGHNHPKLNSALIEQLKKVAHTTTLGSSNVPATLLAKRLVDIAPKGLTKVFYSEDGAEAVEIAIKLAYQYWRNKGEKRRVFITLQEAYHGDTLGAVSLGGIDLFHGTYRDLLFETIKLPSPYMFCKERYGKLCEECKKELLSLLEKILQSRDDIVAVSLEAGIQAAAGMLPFPKGFLRGVRELTKKYGVLMIVDEVATGFGRTGRMFYCEQEEVSPDFMCLGKGITGGYLPLAVTLTTDEVFNAFLGEFGELKHFYHGHTYTGNNLACAVALANLEVFEEERTLEKLKPKIEHLTKRLEEFYELPHVGDVRQLGFMVGIELIKDKKTGEKFPYGERTGFKVACKCRERGVFLRPLGDVMVLMMPLVIGFEEMDTVLDTLKEVIKSLS; this comes from the coding sequence ATGAACTGGGACCCTAAACTCCTTGAACAATGGGACAAGGAATATTTTTGGCATCCCTTTACACAGATGAAAGTATATCGTGAAGAAGAAAACCTGATATTTGAAAGAGGGGAAGGAGTTTATCTTTACGACATTTATGGTAGAAAGTTCATAGATGCCATATCTTCCTTATGGTGCAACGTGCATGGTCACAATCATCCTAAGTTAAATTCTGCTTTGATAGAACAGCTCAAAAAAGTGGCTCACACTACCACTCTTGGAAGTTCCAACGTACCTGCTACCCTCTTAGCAAAAAGGCTTGTAGATATTGCTCCAAAAGGTCTCACAAAGGTTTTTTACTCAGAAGACGGGGCAGAGGCGGTTGAGATTGCCATAAAGCTCGCCTACCAGTATTGGAGAAACAAAGGAGAAAAAAGAAGAGTCTTTATAACCCTTCAAGAAGCCTACCACGGAGACACACTTGGAGCTGTTAGCCTTGGAGGTATAGACCTCTTTCATGGCACCTACAGAGACCTCCTTTTTGAAACCATAAAACTACCCTCCCCCTATATGTTTTGCAAAGAGCGTTATGGAAAGCTATGCGAGGAGTGTAAGAAAGAGCTTTTAAGCCTTCTTGAAAAAATACTCCAAAGCAGGGATGATATAGTAGCGGTTAGCTTAGAGGCTGGCATTCAGGCAGCAGCTGGCATGCTACCTTTTCCAAAAGGCTTTTTAAGGGGCGTGAGGGAGCTTACCAAAAAGTATGGCGTGCTTATGATAGTAGATGAGGTGGCTACAGGCTTTGGAAGGACGGGCAGGATGTTTTATTGCGAGCAAGAAGAGGTAAGTCCGGACTTTATGTGTCTTGGAAAGGGTATAACTGGCGGATACCTGCCTTTGGCGGTTACTTTAACCACCGACGAGGTCTTTAATGCCTTTCTTGGCGAGTTTGGAGAGCTAAAACACTTCTACCATGGGCACACCTACACGGGTAACAACCTTGCCTGTGCTGTAGCATTGGCAAACCTTGAAGTCTTTGAAGAGGAAAGAACCTTAGAAAAGCTAAAGCCAAAGATAGAGCATTTAACAAAGAGGCTGGAAGAGTTTTATGAGCTTCCTCATGTAGGAGATGTAAGACAGCTTGGCTTTATGGTGGGCATAGAGCTAATAAAGGACAAAAAAACAGGGGAGAAGTTTCCTTACGGCGAACGCACAGGCTTTAAGGTAGCCTGCAAATGCAGGGAAAGGGGTGTATTCCTAAGACCTTTGGGTGATGTGATGGTCTTGATGATGCCACTGGTGATTGGTTTTGAAGAGATGGATACGGTTTTGGACACACTCAAGGAAGTTATAAAGTCCCTATCATGA
- a CDS encoding PmeII family type II restriction endonuclease, producing the protein MKKEELLKKIENFVKDTISTFHEKRLEKLMSIRLLDIMKRKNPYLYKAKGLNTAYEIVKQIVDDFLTAHEETIFGNWLEDLAIFVCSKAFGGVKSSAQGIDLEFERDGKRYFVSVKSGPNWGNSGQIREMVMNFKKIWSRLPSAERHRSVFVEGCCYGRCGVQVKENFYYKYCGKDFWELISGIETLYVDIVEPIGRQAREKSEKYLEEYKNLLNRITGEFIRLFCEENGSVNWEKVLKYTSTKDYKV; encoded by the coding sequence GTGAAGAAGGAAGAACTGTTAAAAAAAATAGAAAACTTTGTCAAAGATACCATTAGCACTTTTCATGAAAAGAGGCTGGAAAAACTGATGAGCATTAGATTGCTTGATATCATGAAAAGGAAAAATCCTTACCTGTATAAAGCAAAAGGATTAAATACAGCCTATGAGATAGTTAAGCAAATAGTGGATGATTTTCTAACAGCTCATGAGGAAACCATATTTGGTAATTGGTTGGAGGACTTAGCCATATTCGTATGTAGCAAGGCTTTTGGTGGTGTGAAATCATCTGCACAGGGCATAGACCTTGAGTTTGAGAGAGATGGCAAAAGGTACTTTGTTTCTGTAAAATCTGGACCAAACTGGGGAAACTCTGGACAAATAAGAGAAATGGTCATGAATTTTAAAAAGATATGGAGTAGATTGCCATCTGCGGAAAGACATAGAAGCGTTTTTGTAGAAGGATGCTGTTATGGAAGATGTGGTGTGCAGGTGAAGGAAAATTTTTATTACAAATACTGTGGTAAAGATTTTTGGGAATTGATAAGTGGAATAGAAACCTTGTATGTGGATATAGTAGAACCCATTGGAAGACAAGCAAGGGAAAAGAGCGAAAAGTATCTTGAAGAGTATAAAAATCTACTAAACAGGATAACAGGTGAGTTCATAAGACTCTTTTGCGAAGAAAATGGTTCTGTAAATTGGGAAAAAGTCCTTAAATATACTTCAACGAAAGATTATAAAGTTTAG
- a CDS encoding site-specific DNA-methyltransferase, whose product MLIKPSVLLYEGNCLEVLKSIPDNSIDLIFTSPPYADRRKKVYGGVHPDEYVDWFLPIADQLYRVLKPDGSFILNIKERVVNGERHTYVIELILALKQRGWFWIEEYIWHKKNCYPGKWPNRFRDAWERLLHFTKSKKFKMFQEAVMVPVGDWVSKRLSKLSENDIKRLNSSTKSGFGKRIANWIGKELVYPTNVLHMATECSFKGHSAVFPVALPEWFIKLFTLEGDTVLDPFVGSGTTCVASYRLKRNCIGIDIKGEYLELARERLRREAGVLEKIQIIKFKETEAVL is encoded by the coding sequence ATGCTAATCAAGCCTTCTGTTTTGCTCTACGAAGGCAACTGCCTTGAGGTCCTAAAAAGCATACCCGATAACAGTATAGACCTAATATTTACCTCTCCACCCTATGCGGATAGAAGAAAAAAAGTCTATGGTGGAGTGCATCCAGACGAATATGTGGATTGGTTTTTACCTATTGCGGACCAGCTCTACAGGGTTTTAAAGCCCGATGGCTCTTTTATCTTAAACATAAAAGAGCGTGTGGTAAACGGCGAGAGACATACCTATGTGATTGAACTTATACTGGCTTTAAAACAGCGAGGGTGGTTTTGGATAGAGGAATACATATGGCATAAGAAGAATTGTTATCCGGGTAAGTGGCCTAACAGATTTAGAGATGCATGGGAGAGGCTTTTGCATTTTACAAAAAGCAAGAAGTTTAAAATGTTTCAGGAAGCGGTGATGGTGCCGGTAGGAGATTGGGTAAGCAAGAGGCTTTCCAAATTAAGCGAGAACGATATTAAACGTCTAAATTCCTCCACAAAAAGCGGTTTTGGTAAAAGGATAGCAAACTGGATAGGTAAGGAACTTGTTTATCCAACAAATGTGCTTCACATGGCAACAGAGTGTAGTTTCAAAGGTCATAGCGCAGTCTTTCCTGTGGCTCTACCAGAATGGTTCATAAAGCTCTTTACCCTTGAAGGCGATACAGTCCTTGACCCTTTTGTAGGAAGTGGAACCACATGCGTGGCAAGTTATAGGTTAAAAAGAAACTGCATAGGCATAGATATCAAAGGTGAGTACTTAGAGCTTGCCCGTGAGAGATTAAGAAGGGAAGCGGGGGTTTTAGAGAAAATTCAGATAATAAAATTCAAGGAAACAGAGGCTGTATTGTGA